Part of the Chloroflexi bacterium ADurb.Bin180 genome is shown below.
CGCCGAGTGGCGCGCGATTTTCCACAGCGAGGACATCAACGAGCAGTTCGTGACCTGCGAAGGCTGCCACTCGACGGACGGTGTGCTGAGCGGCTACTGCGGGATGTGCCCCATCCGTACCTGCGCCACCCGGCGCGGTCTGACCAACTGCGGGCACTGCTCCGAGCTGGACTCGTGCGAGACCTACCGCGGCATGTTCAAGGACGACTCACCGGCCAAGAAAAACCTGCTCAAGATCCGCGCCTCGCGGGCATAACAAAGGGGCGGAGTGTTCCTCCGCCCCTCTCGTTACTTGTTGCCGGTCTATTTGTCGAACCTTTTGGTGCGTCTTTGCGTCTGGAACGCCGCGCTGATGCCCAGCTTGGCCGCCAGCGGCGATGCGGCGACATCGCGGAACAGAGCAGCCGACTCTTCTGCCTCGGCAACGGCCCGTTCGTCTCCCAGCAGGGAAGCATAGGCCCGCAGCTTGCCCAGGTCCGATACGCGCAGCTTTTCCGCCTCCTCGGGGCTCTTGGCTCTGGCCCGGGCAAAGCCGATCATGTTGGCCGCCTTGAGCTGCTCCAGCACCTTTTCCGCCACCGGTGCCACCACGCCATCACGCAATTGGAACTGGCCCGGCTCCACAAAGCGCACCGTCACCCGATTGAGCGTCGAGCGCAGTTCGTGGTCTGCCGGCGACGTGTAGGTGACATAACCCTCAACGCTCAGCTTGCTGCCCGCGGGTCCGGCGGCCAGAGCCAGCCGCACCGGGATCTCCAGCTCGGTATCGCAGGGGATGTCGCCTACCTTGACCACGGCGTGCCCGGCCTCTTGCTGCACCGAGTAGGCGGCTGACAGGGGCATGAGGATGGCGCCAGCCGGGATGTCGAGGTGGATCTGGGTGTTCCGTGCCGCCAGGGCCGCCACTTCGCCCAGCTCTCCCGCCACGTAGGGCACGATCTGCTCGGGCCGCTCCACGTGGTAGAACCGGCCGCCGCCCTGGGTAGCGATCTCGACCATCAGCGCTTCGGCATAGTCCAGCCCCACGCCCAGCGTCGACACGGTGACTCCTGCCTGGTGCGCCTCATAGGCCCGCGCACCGACCTTTTCCAGGTCGGTCTCGCCCACGTTGGCCTGGCCGTCGCTCAAAAGCAGCACCAGCCGCGTATCGGTAGACGCCGAGCGGGCGTGCTTCAGCCCTTCCTCCAGGCCGCCGCACAGCGCGGTTTGGCCTCCCGCCTGTACCTTGTCCAGCGCTTGTCGGGCCTTCTGGCGCAGGCGGTCGTCGACCCTCTCCGGAGCGACGACCGTGCTGACGCTGTTGCTAAAGGTTACCAGGGAAAAGGCGTCCCCGTCGTGCAGGCGGCTCACCGCCTGTCTGGCCGCCTCGACTGCCTGGGCAATCTTGGCCCCGGACATGGAGCCAGAGACGTCGAGCACGGCCTGGAAACTCAGCGGCTCCCGACCGGTGACCGTCGGTGCCGCCTCCGCCGCAGGAACCTTGTCCGGCGCGCGCAGCGTTATCAGCAGGTGCCGCTCCAGGTTCTGCCCGGCGGGCGCCTTCACCTGGTCCAGCTCCATCTGCACCTGCAGATACGAGCCCTTTTCGTCGGCGGTCGGCGGGCCGACAAACTCGAGCTCCCCCCCGCAGCGGCCGCAGGTCTTGGCGCCGCTTGGCTCATCCTGCAGCGTTCCACAGTAGAGACAGCGCATCAGTTTGGGCATTGTGCCTCCTCTTTGGTCGCGGTCTGAGTAGCCGTTGTTCGGGCTCGGACCGCGTTCTGAATCAATCGTGCGCCTGCCCCGCGCAGTCCGGCCTAAGCAGTGGCCGGGTTCGCGCAGCGCTCGAACGGAGCAAGTGGTCGTCGGGCGGCCTGGGCAGGCCAGGGGCCCCGCAGCGGTCATTGGCCGGGCAGCCCTGGTCGGATACCCGGGTCATCGTTGCGCCACAATTAGCTCGGTTCATCGTTGGTTCCTGGGCGGCTGATGGAGAGGGAAACTGACCGTGCCATTATAGGGGCCGCTGCTCATTCTGTCAATAGTCGAGAGTGTGGAATATGTGGGCGACGTGCAACAGCAGATGGGAGATCGCCAAGTGCGAACGCGGAAAGGTTCGTAGTACAGGCTTCAGCCTGTCCGGATGGGGAGCGCTGAAGCGCAACTACGAACCTAATCCCGCTCGAACAGCATGCCCTGACTGTGTTCGTGCTCCTCAGGCGGTTTTTCCACACTCTCCAATAGTCGATTTGCCGGCGCAGGGGCTATAATCGGCTGATTCTACCCTGGAAGGTGCCGATGTCTCTACCGGCTGATGCTTCTGGCAATGACCCCGCGCTCGGCTGGCGCGACTGGTTCCGCGCTTCGCGCAGTTACCTGCGTCTGCATCTGAATCGTGATCTGCAGCGCTGCTCGAGCCAGGTGCGCGGTCTGGTGCTGGACGTGGGGGGAGAGCCGGCCAGACCGGTGGCCTATCGCTGGAGCGGACCTCTGGTGCGGCGCTGGGTAGCGCTGAATGTCGACTCGCGCCCGGGCATTGCGCTGGTGGGGGATGGGCACCACCTGCCGCTGAAGGACGCCTCGGCCGACACGGTGGTCTGCTCGCAGGTGCTGGAGCACGTTCGTGACCCGCGCCGCGTGGTGGCCGAGCTGGCCCGCGTGCTCAAGCCGGGCGGCGCACTGATCCTGGCCGCGCCCTTCCTCTACGGCATACACAGCGCGCCTCACGACTACTGGCGCTTTACCCGGTTCGGACTGGAAGAGCTGGTGCGGTCGGCCGGTCTGGAGGTGGTCGAGATCCGCGGGCAGGGCGGCCTGTTCACCGTACTGGGGGACGTGTGCAAACGCGGGCTCAGCTATGTGCGGCCGACAGCGCTGCGCTGGCTGCTCTGGCTGCCTTTGATGCCCCTGGCCACCCTGCTGGCGGCCTCCGAGCGCGGCGGTGGTGATTACGACGCGGGCGTGCTCGTGCTGGCGAGGAAGAAGGCCGGCTAGCCCGCCGTGGCGCCGAGGCGCTCCTCGTCCCGGCGCTGGAGGGCCCGGTCGTAACGGTACACGGGCACCCGGGCGAGGAAGGCCAGCCCCAAGCGCGGATAGTAGCGGAACCCCTGGCCGCTGGCGCTCAGCACGGCATAGCGCGCACCCTCATCGCGCGCCAGGCGCGTCATCTCGGCCATCATCACCGCACCGATGCCGCGCCGCTGATAGCCGGGCAGCACCGCCAAGTGGTATCCGGTGGCCGTGTCCTGGTGGACAAAGAGGATTGCCCCGGCGACGGGCGCGCCGTCCATCTGGCCGATCAGCGTCCACAGTCTCCTCGGTCTCTGCTCGGCCAGATTCTGGAAGGCCCTGGTCAACCGGCGCTGGCGCACCGTGCTGATGGCGCCGAGCTTGGAGTCGCGGTCAGCAGCCAGACGGTGATAGTCATCCACCACTCGAACCTGGAGGCCGCTGGGACCGGGAACGTCGGTGCGCAGGCGGGTGAGGTCCGCGCCCATGATCGGCCACGAGGTGGGGTGGCGAAATCCGCGCCGGTTCAGGTATTCGGCCAGGTTGGCCGGGGAAGTGGATGGGCCGAGGCGCAGGCGCATCTCGGTGCGGCGTGCGCGGTAAAAGGCCAGGAGCTCTTCGAGGCGCCGGTCAGCCGTGTCTGTTGCCAGGTGCGGCGAGACCACGCCGTTGGCCCAGTAGCTGACCGGCATCCAGGTGAGGGTAGCGTCGGGCGTGGTGATGACCGCGCCGCCGGCGGCGCGGCACAACGCCGCCGCGAGCGCCCCGCAGGTCGCTTCGTAGCGCTGGAGGAGGGCAGTGAGCTCTGGCTCAGTGTAGACTTGGCTCATGGTTATCACTCGTCAAACGCTTGAGGCAGCGCCACCATCGGACTCAACTCCCTGTGCCCCGACCGCGTGTACCGCACCACCGGGAGTCCCGTCGGCTCTCCGGAGAACTCGAACGTGGCAATCGACGCGACGGCAACGTAATCGACGTACATCAGCGCCTTGGGCTCAGGGGCAATCGGCTGCGCCCAGGCCCACAGCATGAGAAAGGCAATGGGATCGCCGTGGGTCACCGCCACCACCGTCTGCCCGGGGTGCCGCCTGAGGCACAGCAGCACAAAACGCAGCACGCGCGCCAGGACGCCGGCCGCGGTCTCAAACGGCGGCTGGTTGCCGGTGTAGATATCCCAGTTGGCGTCGATGCCCTCCTGCAGCGGTCGGCCTTCCAACGGAACGCGAACCTCGTTGAGGAGCGACGAGACACGCACTCTCTGCCCGCCCTGCTCGCCAGCGATGGCCGCGGCGGTCTGCCTGGCGCGCAGCAGCGGACTGGAATAGATGGCGGCGACTGGTTCACCGGCCAGCAGTCGGGCCGTGGCCGCAGCCTGCGCGCGGCCCGCGGGGCCCAGAGCATAGCGCGGCAGCCGCCCGTAAAAGATGCCCTGTGGGTTGTCGACCTCGCCGTGGCGCACGAGGTGCAGAGTAGTGGGGCGAGGGCTGTTCATGCCATCAGTATAGGAGAGCCGGCGTTGGTCGCCAAGTTCGTCCGCGGCCGAGGGCGCACGCGGCCATGGCAAGTCGGGCGGCCTGTGAAGCCCTGCTCGCCCTCGTTGCCTCTTTTGGCCAGCTCGCCGCCGGGCTCACGGACCGCCAGCCTGGCGGGGTCGGCGGGGCGCGAGGTCAACCAGGGGCTCTCGGTGCCGCTGTCTCTTCGCTCGCCCAGCGACGGTATCCCGCCCCCCGAGCAGCGCCAGGCCGCACCACCCTGCCGCCTGGACACCGCACAACTGAACTTTGGCCCAACAGAGGTTCGTGTGCTATAATCTGGTGTCACGCTTCTGTCGTTGCAGGGGGTTGTATGTTCAGGCTGCACCACATCGCCATAGCGGTCAACGACATCGCTCAGGCGCTTCCCGCCTACACCGAGGGCCTGGGGCTGACCGCTGTGCACGTCGAAGACGTCCCAGTGCAGGGCGCCCGCGTCGCACTGCTTCCGGTGGGCGAGACCCACCTGGAGCTGGTGGCGCCGCTGACTCCCGACGTTCCACTGGCGCGAGCGCTCGAGCGCCGCGGTGAAGGCGTTCACCACCTCTGTTTCGAGGTGGACGACATCGCCGCCGAGCTGGAAGCGCTCAAAAAGCGCGGTGTGCGCCTGGTCGATGAGACTCCCCGCGCCGGCGCCGACGGCGCTCTGGTGGCCTTTGTTCACCCTGGTTCTACGCACGGAGTGCTGCTCGAATTGCGTCAGGCGGCGCGACAGACGACGAGTTCGATATTCAAATGAGGAGGACCCGATGACGAATCAGACCCCCCCCAAAGACCCGGTGGCCGAAGTGATGAAAGAGGTCAACGCGCTGCAGCGCGAGATCAACGAGCTGCAGGCCAAGGTCCGGCTGAAGCGAGTGCGCGACTCGCTGGAGGATCTGCAAAGCAAGATCGCAGCGATGCCCGGCCGGCTCAAGGACCTGCGTGCTCGCGGCTACCCGTTCGAAAAGGCGCTGGAAGCCAAAGCCGAAGAGCTGGGCCGCCACTTTGACTCGATCCGTTCTTCGGTGATGACGCAAATCGATCAGCAGTCCCTCAACCTCGAGCGTTCGATGCGGCCCATCGAGGACGATTTCCGTCGCCTGATGGGCCAGGTGTCGTCCCCCGAGGCGGCCCGGCCGCTGCTCAATCAGGTCAAGTCGGCGGTGAGCTCGCTGGAGGGCAAGGTCGAGGCGGTCGCGGGCACCATCAACGGCATGTTCGACGAACTGGGCCGCCAGATGCGCGACATTGAGAATCGCGTGGGCAAGGCCGACTGGACGCTCAAGCAGCTCAGCGAGGCCGGCTTCCGTTTGCTGCCCACCGAGGCGCCCATCCGCGCCGTCAAGGCCACCTGGGTCAAGGGCGAAAAGGCCGACAAGGACGATCCTCAGGGCGTGCTGTACCTGACCGACCAACGCCTGCTCTTTGAGCAGAAGCAGGACGTGGCCACCAAAAAGGTGCTGTTCATCACTACCAAGAAGGAGCGCGTGCAGAACCTGCTGCTCGAGACTCCTGTCGGCACGATCGATTCGGCCAAGGCCAGCAAGCGCGGCCTGCTGGGCCACGAGGACCACCTCGAGGTCAAGTTCACCTACGACGCCGCAGTGCCTCTGGCCCACTTTCACCTGGATGGCCAGGACAGCAACGAGTGGCAGGGTCTGCTGGGCAAAGCCAAGGCGCACGAGTTTGACACCGACCGCGTCACCCCGGTGGACCAGGCGGCGGTGGAAAAGGTGCGCACTGCTCCCACGGCCTGCCCCTACTGCGGCGGCGCCATCACCACGCAGATCGTGCGCGGGATGGATAGCATCAAGTGCGAGTACTGCGGCAAGCTGATCCGACTCTAGTTGCTGCGCGTCCCTGGCCCCCACTGGGGGCCAGGGACCGCCACGCCAGGTTGGAGAGAAAAAGACATGGACGGCAAGGTCAGGCCGCTGCGTTCGAGTCGAAAGCGCTGGGAAGACACAACGCTCCGTGACGCGCTATCGCGGTCGGTGGAGCGGCGAGAGCACTTTGTAACTACTTCGAGCGAGCCGGTCGAGCGGCTCTACACGCCCGAGGATCTGCCCGGGTTCGATTACGAACGCGACCTGGGCTACCCGGGCGAGTATCCCTTCACTCGCGGCGTGCAGACCACGATGTACCGCGGCCGCCTGTGGACCATGCGTATGTTCGCCGGCTTTGGCAGCGCCGAAGAGACCAACGCTCGCTACAAGTACCTGCTGTCCCACGGGGAAACGGGCCTCTCGGTGGCCTTTGACTTTCCCACGCTCTACGGTTATGACACCGATCACCCGCTGGCCGCGGGCGAGTTCGGCAAGTGCGGCGTGGCCGTCTCGTCACTGAAGGATATGGAGATCCTGTTCGACGGCATTCCCGTCGACCAGGTCACCACATCGATGACCATCAACGGCCCCGCTGCGGTCATCTGGGCGATGTACATCGCCGCCGCGGAAAAGCGCGGCATCCCCATGGCCAAACTGGGCGGAACGATCCAGAACGACATCCTCAAAGAGTACATTGCCCAGAAATCGTGGCTTTTGCCGCCAGCGCCGTCGATGCGCCTGATCGTCGACACGTGCGAGTTCGGGGCTCAACACCTGCCGCGCTGGAACACCATCTCCATCAGCGGCTACCACATCCGCGAGGCCGGGTCCACCGCGGCGCAGGAGCTGGCCTTTACCCTGGCCGACGGCCTGGCCTATGTGCAGGCGGCCATCGACCGCGGGCTGGAGGTGGATTCCTTCGCGTCGCGGCTGTCCTTTTTCTTTAACGCCCACAACGATTTCTTTGAAGAGATCAGCAAGTACCGCGCCGCGCGGCGCATCTGGGCGCGCGAGATGCGCGAACGTTTCCACGCCCGCGACCCGCGCTCCTGGTGGCTGCGCTTTCACACGCAGACCGCCGGCTGCTCGCTCACCGCGCAACAGCCGGAGAACAATATCGTCCGCACCACCATCCAGGCCCTGGCAGCGGTGATGGGCGGCACGCAGAGCCTGCACACGAACTCGATGGACGAGGCCCTGGCCCTGCCCTCCGAGACGGCGGTGCGCATCGCCCTGCGCACGCAGCAGATCATCGCCCACGAAAGCGGCGTGGCCAACTCGGCTGACCCGCTGGGCGGCAGCTACCTGGTCGAGTCGTGGACCAACCGCCTCGAGCGCGAGGCCTATGACTATTTCCAGCGCATCGATGCCCTGGGCGGCGTGATCCCGGCCATCGAGCAGGGCTTTTTCCAGCGCGAGATTGCCGCCAGCGCCTACCGCTACCAGAAGGAAATCGAGGAGCGCTCGCGCCTGGTCATCGGTGTCAATGAACAGCGCATGGAGCAGGAACCGGCCATTCCCCTGCTCAAGATGGACCCCGCCGGCGAGGCCCGTCAGCGGGAACGGCTCACGCGCCTCCGCCAGGAACGGGACAACGAACTG
Proteins encoded:
- the scpA_2 gene encoding Methylmalonyl-CoA mutase gives rise to the protein MDGKVRPLRSSRKRWEDTTLRDALSRSVERREHFVTTSSEPVERLYTPEDLPGFDYERDLGYPGEYPFTRGVQTTMYRGRLWTMRMFAGFGSAEETNARYKYLLSHGETGLSVAFDFPTLYGYDTDHPLAAGEFGKCGVAVSSLKDMEILFDGIPVDQVTTSMTINGPAAVIWAMYIAAAEKRGIPMAKLGGTIQNDILKEYIAQKSWLLPPAPSMRLIVDTCEFGAQHLPRWNTISISGYHIREAGSTAAQELAFTLADGLAYVQAAIDRGLEVDSFASRLSFFFNAHNDFFEEISKYRAARRIWAREMRERFHARDPRSWWLRFHTQTAGCSLTAQQPENNIVRTTIQALAAVMGGTQSLHTNSMDEALALPSETAVRIALRTQQIIAHESGVANSADPLGGSYLVESWTNRLEREAYDYFQRIDALGGVIPAIEQGFFQREIAASAYRYQKEIEERSRLVIGVNEQRMEQEPAIPLLKMDPAGEARQRERLTRLRQERDNELLQSRLTALRQAAEGQHNLMPFILDAVRAYGTLGEVCDVLRGVFGEYRESAII
- a CDS encoding von Willebrand factor type A domain protein, whose amino-acid sequence is MPKLMRCLYCGTLQDEPSGAKTCGRCGGELEFVGPPTADEKGSYLQVQMELDQVKAPAGQNLERHLLITLRAPDKVPAAEAAPTVTGREPLSFQAVLDVSGSMSGAKIAQAVEAARQAVSRLHDGDAFSLVTFSNSVSTVVAPERVDDRLRQKARQALDKVQAGGQTALCGGLEEGLKHARSASTDTRLVLLLSDGQANVGETDLEKVGARAYEAHQAGVTVSTLGVGLDYAEALMVEIATQGGGRFYHVERPEQIVPYVAGELGEVAALAARNTQIHLDIPAGAILMPLSAAYSVQQEAGHAVVKVGDIPCDTELEIPVRLALAAGPAGSKLSVEGYVTYTSPADHELRSTLNRVTVRFVEPGQFQLRDGVVAPVAEKVLEQLKAANMIGFARARAKSPEEAEKLRVSDLGKLRAYASLLGDERAVAEAEESAALFRDVAASPLAAKLGISAAFQTQRRTKRFDK
- the pspB gene encoding putative phosphoserine phosphatase 2, coding for MNSPRPTTLHLVRHGEVDNPQGIFYGRLPRYALGPAGRAQAAATARLLAGEPVAAIYSSPLLRARQTAAAIAGEQGGQRVRVSSLLNEVRVPLEGRPLQEGIDANWDIYTGNQPPFETAAGVLARVLRFVLLCLRRHPGQTVVAVTHGDPIAFLMLWAWAQPIAPEPKALMYVDYVAVASIATFEFSGEPTGLPVVRYTRSGHRELSPMVALPQAFDE
- a CDS encoding Acetyltransferase (GNAT) family protein, whose amino-acid sequence is MSQVYTEPELTALLQRYEATCGALAAALCRAAGGAVITTPDATLTWMPVSYWANGVVSPHLATDTADRRLEELLAFYRARRTEMRLRLGPSTSPANLAEYLNRRGFRHPTSWPIMGADLTRLRTDVPGPSGLQVRVVDDYHRLAADRDSKLGAISTVRQRRLTRAFQNLAEQRPRRLWTLIGQMDGAPVAGAILFVHQDTATGYHLAVLPGYQRRGIGAVMMAEMTRLARDEGARYAVLSASGQGFRYYPRLGLAFLARVPVYRYDRALQRRDEERLGATAG
- a CDS encoding Glyoxalase/Bleomycin resistance protein/Dioxygenase superfamily protein → MFRLHHIAIAVNDIAQALPAYTEGLGLTAVHVEDVPVQGARVALLPVGETHLELVAPLTPDVPLARALERRGEGVHHLCFEVDDIAAELEALKKRGVRLVDETPRAGADGALVAFVHPGSTHGVLLELRQAARQTTSSIFK
- a CDS encoding putative S-adenosylmethionine-dependent methyltransferase, coding for MSLPADASGNDPALGWRDWFRASRSYLRLHLNRDLQRCSSQVRGLVLDVGGEPARPVAYRWSGPLVRRWVALNVDSRPGIALVGDGHHLPLKDASADTVVCSQVLEHVRDPRRVVAELARVLKPGGALILAAPFLYGIHSAPHDYWRFTRFGLEELVRSAGLEVVEIRGQGGLFTVLGDVCKRGLSYVRPTALRWLLWLPLMPLATLLAASERGGGDYDAGVLVLARKKAG